One Budorcas taxicolor isolate Tak-1 chromosome 13, Takin1.1, whole genome shotgun sequence DNA window includes the following coding sequences:
- the ZCCHC3 gene encoding zinc finger CCHC domain-containing protein 3, whose amino-acid sequence MATGGGAEEERKRGRPQLLGPARPSTRAEEAEGGREKMGWAQVVKNLAEKKGEFRESRPPRREEESSSGAGGGLGAPAGLAAPSLGDFPPAGRGDPKGRRRDPAGEAADSRKKKGAAEAGRRKKAEAAAMATPARPDAAEDAADRPPQDEQATAAGPAAGPGKGRFLVRICFQGDEGACPTRDFVVGALILRSIGMDPSDIYAVIQIPGSREFDVSFRSAEKLALFLRVYEEKREQEDCWENFVVLGRSKSSLKTLFILFRNETVDVEDIVTWLKRHCDVLAVPVKVTDRFGIWTGEYKCEIELRQGEGGVRHLPGAFFLGAERGYSWYKGQPKTCFKCGSRTHMSGSCTQDRCFRCGEEGHLSPYCRKGIVCNLCGKRGHAFAQCPKAVHNSVGAQLTGVAGH is encoded by the coding sequence ATGGCCACCGGCGGCGGCGCGGAGGAGGAGAGGAAGCGGGGGCGGCCGCAGCTCCTGGGCCCCGCGCGCCCGTCGACCAGAGCCGAGGAGGCCGAGGGCGGCCGCGAGAAGATGGGCTGGGCccaagtggtgaagaacctggCCGAGAAGAAGGGCGAATTCCGTGAGTCGCGGCCGCCGCGGCGGGAGGAAGAAAGCAGCAGCGGCGCGGGAGGCGGGCTTGGTGCTCCCGCGGGTCTGGCGGCGCCGAGCCTCGGCGACTTCCCCCCAGCCGGCCGCGGGGACCCGAAGGGCCGCCGGAGAGACCCAGCTGGAGAGGCGGCGGACTCCCGCAAGAAAAAGGGTGCAGCCGAGGCGGGCAGGAGGAAGAAGGCTGAGGCGGCAGCCATGGCGACCCCGGCGAGGCCCGACGCGGCCGAGGACGCAGCCGACCGGCCCCCCCAGGACGAGCAGGCTACGGCGGCTGGCCCCGCTGCGGGCCCGGGAAAGGGCCGCTTCCTCGTGCGCATCTGTTTCCAGGGAGACGAGGGCGCCTGCCCAACCAGAGACTTCGTAGTGGGCGCGCTCATCCTGCGTTCCATCGGCATGGACCCGAGCGACATCTACGCGGTCATTCAGATCCCGGGCAGTCGCGAGTTCGACGTGAGCTTCCGTTCGGCGGAGAAGCTAGCCCTGTTCCTGCGCGTCTACGAGGAGAAGCGCGAGCAGGAGGACTGCTGGGAGAACTTTGTGGTGCTGGGGCGGAGCAAGTCCAGCCTGAAGACGCTCTTCATTCTCTTCCGGAACGAGACGGTGGACGTGGAGGACATCGTGACCTGGCTCAAACGCCACTGCGATGTGCTGGCCGTGCCCGTGAAAGTGACCGACAGGTTTGGGATCTGGACCGGGGAGTACAAGTGCGAGATCGAGCTGCGccagggggagggaggggtcaGGCACCTGCCGGGAGCCTTTTTCCTGGGGGCCGAGAGGGGCTACAGCTGGTACAAGGGGCAGCCCAAGACGTGCTTTAAATGTGGTTCCCGGACCCACATGAGCGGCAGCTGCACACAGGACAGGTGCTTCAGGTGCGGGGAGGAGGGGCACCTGAGCCCTTACTGCCGGAAGGGCATCGTGTGTAACCTCTGTGGCAAGCGAGGACACGCCTTTGCCCAATGTCCCAAAGCGGTTCACAATTCCGTGGGAGCTCAGCTAACCGGCGTGGCCGGGCACTGA